The Elusimicrobiota bacterium nucleotide sequence AGCAGCCAGCACCATGGCAAGCGTTATAAGACCGATACCGTAAAGTATTGCGACATTCCAATTACTTACATCAATACCCATGAATTTTGGGCTCATTACATTGATAAAAATAAAACCTGCATACACCAGCGAGTATAACAAAAAGAACCATTTACCCAGCAACTCCTTCAGTGATGCTGCGTTGTCTTTTTTCCATTCTGTACTTTTGCCATGATGCATAAAAC carries:
- a CDS encoding DUF485 domain-containing protein, with product MHHGKSTEWKKDNAASLKELLGKWFFLLYSLVYAGFIFINVMSPKFMGIDVSNWNVAILYGIGLITLAMVLAAIYNHISTHAEELLNPKEKDDENK